The genomic segment TATATTAAGATCCTGGAAAGCTTTTAACtctaaaagaaaatgaaaagaatGCCTCATAAATTCTTCATTTCAGTGTAACTGATGTGATTAATAagtttgaagaatatgttgatgACTTGAACACCAACATAGAAAAGCTGGACACAGGAGGGCCTGTTTCAAAATACTGTCTACCTGACGAGAACCTCAGGGAAGGTGTTTAACTGTCTATTTCTTCTTTTTCCAGCTGTCTGTTTGTAAATTCATCGTATCATAGCTCAAAATTGAAGACAAgttaattttattcatttttggTTTCGGTTCTATTTTCTTTGGACTCTTGCCTATTCTTTTCTCTTTCATTCCACATAATTGCTATAAGTTTTGACGAAGCAATGTATGGAGTAGCTTGTGATCTTGATTCTCGTGGTTTCCATGTATTATGCAAAACTACCGAAGAGGTTGTTGGGCATGTAAAACCATATTCTATCACTGGTAGCTTGCCTCTCATACGGGAATTACAGGTATAATAGTTCCTTTACATGAGTTTTTGGGTTTTGGAAACATGTGATTATCTCCACCTCATCTGCATTCGTATGTCTTACTGTAGGATGAAGGTTTTGATGTTCAAACTTCTGGCTATGGTACGATTCACTCTTTACTTACAGGTTTTTAATGTCTTCTACAGCTAGTTGATATCTTGCTACTGTCACCTTTATGTCTATCATTTATATTGTCTTCAGGAAAGTCCCTGAAAAGAAATTCCACTATTAGTTTGTGATTTTGTAGTtatgaatgaaaagaaattTCACTATTAGTTTGTGATTTCGAAGTCATGAATGCTGATGCTTGGTTGGTTCCATCCGTAAGCGGTTTATATATGAAAATTAATTACTACATTTTGAAGGTAGCAACTAGCAAGCGAATTATGACTGTGTTGCTGATACCACTTATTTACCTAGTAGCCGACCTATCTTCAGAACTTATAGATACCTTGTTATGTTCCCGTGCACAGGATCTCATAATGGGTCGAGACATGGAGCGATAGTGTAAATCCATGAGTATGGCGTTACTCAGATATGTAGAGACTGGTCGAGAGAGAACCTCCCGATCTCATGCAATATGCAGTAACAAAGTGAGTTTATGCTTGCCTTTCATTTTTACCGAATGTGATTAAATACGAGGCTTATTCCTAATCTTCCtaacaaaaattcaaaaaacaAATGAAACCAATCTCATCTCCATCTGTTATCCAGATGGGATCTTTATTTCAAAGTGCAACCATTAGATAGAATCAAAAATCTAGAAACCATAAAGATTATCCCTTGAATCAAGCAATTCGATCTGTCTCATGCTTCCTGAATTTTATGCTACGCTAGTCACTTCCGTTTTCTTCGTTTGGATAATAATCAAGGTGCTAATGGCGATTGAATCCAACTGGAGAATAAATCATAGTCACTAATTTGTTTCATATCTTTCCCTTTTGAAATGTAACATTACCaacaatgatattttaaaacaaaattgtAGGCTGCATTCATTAAGTTTAAGAGAGATAAAATGAATTTGAAGTACATCACaatttgagtaggtctcatgtgagaccgtctcacggatctcaatctgtgagacgggtcaaccctgcccatattcacaataaaaaataatactcttagcataaaaagtaatactttttcatgaattatccaaataaagacccgtctcacaaaatacgacccgtgagaccgtctcacacaagtttttgcctcacAATTTTGTTTATTAAGAAATTTTTAATGAGaatatattcaaaatattttttttaatctcaAATTCGTTGATTTAGTATAACCTAATGTTAAATGATATATTCAGTCcataaaaaatgaaatattaagaagtaaaaaataaagaaGATAAATTTGAGTTCtttgttttatttaaaattaaattgaaaGGGATCAACATGAAATAAGAGAGCGTCAAAATACATATTTACACATACATAAAAGGggtaaattaaaaattacaaattttcaagggttaaattaatattatttattttcaaaaaaaatatgttatatattaatatatgtaTAATTCCACCGAATTAGGGTTTGAGGCGCCGCCACCGTATCCACAAAATCACCTTTTCTACAATCTAGGGTTTTCTGTCGTGCGCTCTCTATATATTCTTGAATTCTTCTTCCCATACTTCCTCGAATTTcaatcttcttttaaaaatgaaaaagaTCTCTTCtcgatttattttttcaatcaaGCTTAATTTGCGATGACGAAGATTTGATTTAGTGCCGGAGATGTTTCATCGATGACGGCGCTTAATACCTCTAAGAAGTTCTGAGCTTTCacaattttatgttttatgtttaattacccttttttctcattttttatacaatatattaaACGGCGATTAATTGGTTTATAAAATGGAAAAATTGGCGAGGTGAAGATAGAATTCATGAAGTCTGTCAATCCACTGATTAATTCCTGATGTCAACTGTGAATCCCGACAGGTTCTGATCGCAGCTATTTTTACTCCATTTtcgattgtaataattatcataaatttcgGAACCGatttccaatttttttaaagttttttaCGCGTAAGGAAGCAAAGGATGAATCTCATGTGACAATGGGTAATTTGCGGCTGAATTATGAATTATTGATGCTCAATCACCTTGGAGAACTGATGCTTCCTTTACAAGACATTTTAGTGAAATATTTGTACCCGTATTTTTACTATGCTTTTTGTGATTTTTCGTTCATGGTCCAAGCCACGTCGCTTACAGCTTAATATCGGCAATGACAAGCGATGCTTTGATTGGGCCGAAATCAATTTACTTTTTCGCATGTTGATAGGAATCCGTTGATCGATTGTTTCAGTTCGTCTCCGGAGCCGATTTGTGCGATTACAGTCACTTGTACTTGAAAATGGTGTATTAAACCGAGGCCGATGAGGATCATTTGGCCGATGAGGATCATTTGGTTGATTATATCTGGAATTACCGTCTGAACATTTGTTTTGATGTTAGATCGACTATCTGAGGCGTTCTCGGTTTTTGTTCCCTCATTGTTTAGATCATGTTTTCAAGATTTGAGCGTATTTTTCATGGAAATTCATATATTGCCTGGTGCCAATGTTTTGATGCAGATCTAATTATGAACCGAGAGAGCGTCGTCTTTGAACCGGAAGTGCATGGTTTGCAAGACAATTTTGACATTGTGGTGTTTAACTTACATTGAGGTATACTTCCAGTGAGCAGCTTCGCTTTAACAAAAACAATCAAACAGGCATACCTTCAGGAATTTACAGTACGTGAATCCTTTTACAATTCAATAAAAGGTATTGATATCCAAATAGACTATTTTGTTTATGTTaaagttcaaatttaaataaaaatttgatccaaatataaaaaaaaaactcagtacaaactcaattctgataaaaaaattcaactcaATCCCAGTGATAAAAACTAGATCATCACAAATGTAAAAAGTTTATTCAAACTATCATAATGAAAAAttcaactcaaaatcaatataaatataaaaattcaacTTCACTCAAATGAAAAACTCGACCTAGGTGATGAAAACTCCATCTCATGATAAAAACTCGATTCAACGAtgaaaattaaattcaaaattgaccCACTGAAAAAATTAGACGAAAGTTCGAGTTAGTGATGAAAAACTcgaccaaattttttttatgggtttaatattttttttgcatATAAGATTAAATATCGATGAATTGACTTTGGTGATAAAATGATTTCTTCAAAATTGTGTCTGGTTCGAGCATCGGTAAGTTGAAATGTGTTGGCctcatttttttttctcttttaaaaattaaGAATGAAAAAGTTCCCTTCCTTTTAAAGTAACACAGTCAGATTCCTTTCAATTCAATTAAAGTGAGagaattttatatatttcaaaactaaGCATCTGAGTGGAGAATTACGCTCAGATAGCGTGAAGTCTAAAGCCCCTGATACCCGAAGCTTACGCTACCGTTGGAGTTTGATAACCCAGAATACTATCATGAATAGCCTCGATGACCATGCGCATAAAATTTGTGTAATCACCCATAACACAAACGAAGAGGAGGATCACTAAAAGTCGTTGGGGCCGGCATTACATTTATGGCGCGAGTCAGAGGTGTTCGCCAATGTAAAAAAGGCTGCCCTCTGAAAGGGAGAGGGAACTGTTCTGGCCTATGATGTGCTGCGAGTCATAGCCATTGAGATCGTAGATCCATTGCAAAGGCATGATGTCAAATGTTCCACATAATCATTGCTGCAATCTGAATATCAACTGGACCTTTAGCACTGCCAAGATTGTGCCACCATTCATGATGGCTCGATTAATATTCACTCAGGTTGTAGTTGTAAGCAAATAATCACCACTTACGACATTTCAATCCATTGGTAAAATGATTTATCCACCCAAAGATATACGCACACCGAGACTAATTCCAAATCATTATGCATGAACGCTCAAAACTCAAATAATgtatttttgaagttcaaatttAAGTGCATGATAAAAATAGCTAACCCAAGAGTTTTCGCGACGCCTCAAGCAAAAACCAAATGTTAAACCTCAAGAGTCAAAATTGGACAAAAACGTGAAAAGAACGGTCGACTTGTTTTGTTCACCATCATATTAATCATGTAAAAGAcgtgaaaaatgagagaaaaaaaaagtttAGTTTTTTAGTAATAAAATTTAAGTTAATTTTTCAATTTCATAATACATTTTAActcttaaattttattttaaaaaataaatatttaataatacatatttttaaaaaatacctaAACATCCAAATAAAATTTCTCTGGTATCATTCTTTTTTTGCAGACTAAGAGAGAACACTTCACACAATTCAAAAGTTTTACTATATAATTTGTGAAACTTGAAGCTTGATCATGATGCTTCGTCACACTTCACATTATTCTCGTTATAAATCCGCTTAAACTTGTGAAGAAGCTTGGGTGAGACATATCATATTTCCTTCTATCTTccagatcaatttcaatatccgACTCAACGAGGCTGCACCAAAGGTAATGCATAACAAGCAGAGTTCATTTGGGCCTCAATCTATGGCAAAGCTGAAGAAAAGTCGTGAATCAAAATGATTTCTTTACAATTTACTTAGCAAATACTCAACGTTGGTTCCTCACTTTTTTCATATTCATGTCAAATTTGTGTTAAAACGGTAACAATAGAGAGAAAATGGTAGCTTACAAATCATAATGATACACGAGGTTTTCCTTGGAGGACTGGGATCAGATGGGGTTGGAAAAACGAAATTTCGTGCAAGTAAATAATCACATCCAATACGAAGTTCAAGAATTCGAGACAGTTCAAAACTTCAAATCATAGGAGAGGATGTTATATCAGTATTTAACCACTCTCGAACCCCAGTGGATACTCAACAGCGGATCACTAAACAAGACTCGTAATTTTTACTCAATATGTAGTGAAGACTACGGGAGCAAGCGGCTAAATACATGTGATCCCAAACAGAAACTAAGCAATCTCAGTTATACATACATTTGCTTACCGACTCTTGACATTAGTGGGAAGCAGCTGCAGCTGCCATTATAGCCTTCTGCAATTCGCTCTCGACGTCTGTGCCTGGCCTCTTATCATTGTTCTTCTTCTCTTCTTTTTTCTGACCTACATTGACATTCTCTTCGACCCCATTGCCCCTCCTGCGCCTCGACTGCCCGAATCCGGGAGTTGAAATATtatcctgcttttgaatgcccTTTAATTCAAAACTTTCAGAGTTCCTCAGTTTGATTTCTTCCAACTCACATTGCATCTCCTTGTTAACTCTTGTTAAGTCAGTCAACTCCTTTTTCATCCAAGAGCAAGCGCCCTTCAATAACTCTAATTCTCTCTCATTGTCATCTCTTCTTGCAACCGTTTCATCACGTTCGACCTTCAAAACATGATAATCCGGTATCCTTTGAATACCGATTTTCTTGATTCTTAAGACCGGCATCGTGATTGCTGAGTTTTCCTCTGGAAATTCCATCGACCATCTGAAACTCAGCGCTACCCTCTTGGCTATCGTCATTTGGGTCGCCGCGGCGAGTTGTATCCCTTTaaagattgaatttttttcatttcctCCGACCGAAGAATCCTTGACACCAATAGTCGGTCTCTCTAACGGCACAAAATCGAATGAATTGGAGTCATAACTATTATCAGTACTGGAGCCGCAGCTGCTGAGATCGGGTTTCGAATGTGAGAAGGTGGATTTGCGGAGAGAAAAAGAGCCGAGTTGTGGTTTGAAGTACAGACAGAAAGTGGGGTTTGGGTTGTTGGGATTAGAAGGGTTGAAAGAGAATTGAGCGGAGATGTTAAGCGGGGATTCATTGGGGGAACCGAAGAGGCCGGTGCCTGACTTGAGAGTGAGAGTCAGAGGAGGAGCAACGGCGGAGGTGGCGGTGGCGGCGGTTGCGTAGGAGAGTTTCAGGGATGGACCGGTGGAGAAATTGGTCGAAAGAGCCAGTGAGAGCTGTGAAGGGTTAGTTGTGGAGGTGCTGAAATGAGAAAAAAACGGTAGATTGAAGATTGAGATGGGTATCTTGGTACGGAGGAGGAGTGGCAGATGACGGTGGCTTTGGCGGTGGGGATCGTCGTCGAGTTTCAATGATACCTTCATCTTCTCTTCGTAAGAAAAGTTTATTCAGGTCGTGTATTTTCCGAGTATTGAGCGGCTAGAAACTTTTGGTGACTTCTCGGTAAGAAAAGTTGATTCAGCCATTCAGATAGAAGATCATTGCatatcttttctttttttttcgatCTCTTTttttaaaggtccacgcaagATGGTAAATTGTACGTAATTATCTTAACAAAAGTATAGCTGATAACCGAGACATCTGTTCGAATATGAATCAATAATATTTGGAGTAGGGTTATTTCATTATCTAAATTCTaagatataattataaaataattaatttgcaGCAATTTAATCATCTACCGTATCAAGTCGTCTCGTATGCGACGATCAAGTCACACTGTCTTTGAAAGCGTGGCTTGATtacctttttttaaaatttaaaaataatcgaaCCTTTAGTTTATGATATAAATGGTTTtctaatttgaaaataaatttattaaaagaaaattgattATTTTTTCATTTATCATATATAGAATcaagataaaaacttgtgtaagacagtctcacgggtcgtatttgtgagacagatctcttatttgggtcatccatgacaaaatattgttttttatgctaagaatattactttttattatgaatatcagtagggtttatccgtctcacatattaagatccattagacggtctcacatgagactcgctcATCAATTGCCTTgacaaaaatagaaaataacaaTGT from the Primulina eburnea isolate SZY01 chromosome 3, ASM2296580v1, whole genome shotgun sequence genome contains:
- the LOC140825264 gene encoding acetylornithine deacetylase-like; the encoded protein is MYGVACDLDSRGFHVLCKTTEEVVGHVKPYSITGSLPLIRELQDEGFDVQTSGYGTIHSLLTGSHNGSRHGAIV